The proteins below come from a single Piscinibacter gummiphilus genomic window:
- the phnE gene encoding phosphonate ABC transporter, permease protein PhnE — translation MSSLSLAPVADRIAPPRTSLLTLAVWGMLLAVLAASWKGADMRPLDLLRDGGNMGEYARGFFPPDFSDWRHYVTELVVTLQIALWGTALAIACSVPLALLASANITPWWVHQPVRRLLDGCRAINEMLFALLFVVAVGLGPFAGVLALWVHTTGVLAKLFSEAVEAIDPQPVEGIRATGAHPLAEIVYGVIPQVMPLWISYALYRFESNVRSASVVGMVGAGGIGMVLWDVIRGFAYAQTAAVLIMLVVSVSLIDVASSRLRKLAT, via the coding sequence GTGTCCTCGCTCAGCCTCGCCCCGGTGGCCGACCGCATCGCCCCGCCGCGCACCTCGCTCCTCACCCTCGCGGTGTGGGGCATGCTGCTGGCGGTGCTCGCCGCCAGCTGGAAGGGTGCCGACATGCGCCCGCTCGACCTGCTGCGCGACGGCGGCAACATGGGCGAGTACGCCCGTGGCTTCTTTCCGCCCGACTTCAGCGACTGGCGCCACTACGTCACCGAGCTGGTGGTCACGCTGCAGATCGCGCTGTGGGGCACGGCGCTGGCCATCGCGTGCTCGGTGCCGCTCGCACTGCTCGCCTCGGCCAACATCACGCCGTGGTGGGTGCACCAGCCGGTGCGCCGCCTGCTCGACGGCTGCCGCGCCATCAACGAGATGCTGTTCGCGCTGCTCTTCGTGGTGGCGGTGGGCCTCGGCCCGTTCGCGGGCGTGCTGGCGCTCTGGGTGCACACGACCGGCGTGCTGGCCAAGCTCTTCTCTGAAGCGGTGGAGGCGATCGACCCGCAGCCGGTGGAGGGCATCCGCGCCACCGGCGCCCACCCGCTGGCCGAGATCGTCTACGGCGTGATCCCGCAGGTGATGCCGCTGTGGATCTCGTATGCGCTCTACCGCTTCGAATCCAACGTGCGCTCGGCCTCGGTGGTGGGCATGGTGGGCGCGGGCGGCATCGGCATGGTGCTGTGGGACGTGATCCGCGGCTTCGCCTATGCGCAGACGGCGGCGGTGCTCATCATGCTGGTGGTGTCGGTGTCGCTGATCGACGTGGCCTCCTCGCGGCTGCGCAAGCTCGCCACCTGA
- the phnD gene encoding phosphonate ABC transporter substrate-binding protein codes for MNRRAILLVLATTASMWLHQHAHAQARELQMGIIATESSANLKTAWQPLIDDLQKATGLKVTAFFAPDYAGVIEAMRFNKVQLAWMGNKSGMEAVDRANGEVFGKVVSLDGTQGYWSLMIVHKDSPLKSLDDVLKQRTSLTLGMGDTNSTSGTLVPGFYAWAANKVDPVRDFKRSARANHESNILAVANKQVDVATVASDTFDRVKAKLPEKAAELREVWRSPLIPSDPLLYRKDLDEVTKQKLRNFFFTYGSKDAREKEVMKTLTWSAFVKSDNQQLTPIRQLELAKERSKVEADTALPADERAKKLKDIDQRLAELAQQIALAK; via the coding sequence ATGAACCGCAGAGCCATTCTTCTCGTCCTCGCCACCACCGCCTCGATGTGGCTCCACCAGCATGCCCATGCGCAGGCCCGTGAGCTGCAGATGGGCATCATTGCCACCGAGTCCTCGGCCAACCTCAAGACCGCCTGGCAGCCGCTGATCGACGACCTGCAGAAGGCCACCGGCCTCAAGGTCACCGCCTTCTTCGCGCCCGACTACGCCGGCGTGATCGAGGCGATGCGCTTCAACAAGGTCCAGCTCGCGTGGATGGGCAACAAGTCGGGCATGGAAGCGGTCGACCGCGCGAACGGCGAAGTGTTCGGCAAGGTCGTCTCGCTCGACGGCACGCAGGGCTACTGGAGCCTGATGATCGTGCACAAGGACAGCCCGCTCAAGTCGCTCGACGACGTGCTGAAGCAGCGCACGAGCCTCACCCTCGGCATGGGTGACACCAACTCCACGAGCGGCACGCTGGTGCCGGGCTTCTATGCCTGGGCGGCGAACAAGGTCGATCCGGTGCGCGACTTCAAACGCAGCGCCCGCGCCAACCACGAGAGCAACATCCTCGCGGTGGCGAACAAGCAGGTCGACGTGGCCACGGTGGCGAGCGACACCTTCGACCGTGTGAAAGCGAAGCTGCCGGAAAAGGCGGCCGAGCTGCGCGAAGTCTGGCGCTCGCCGTTGATCCCGAGCGACCCGCTGCTGTACCGCAAGGATCTCGATGAGGTCACCAAGCAGAAGCTGCGCAACTTCTTCTTCACCTACGGCAGCAAGGACGCGCGCGAGAAGGAGGTGATGAAGACGCTCACCTGGTCGGCCTTCGTGAAGTCCGACAACCAGCAGCTCACGCCGATCCGCCAGCTCGAGCTCGCCAAGGAGCGCAGCAAGGTCGAGGCCGACACCGCGCTGCCCGCCGACGAGCGCGCGAAGAAGCTGAAGGACATCGACCAGCGCCTGGCCGAGCTGGCGCAGCAGATCGCGCTCGCGAAGTAA
- the phnC gene encoding phosphonate ABC transporter ATP-binding protein, with amino-acid sequence MTNNVIQVTQLRKTFGAHTALRDVSLSVQRGEMVALLGASGSGKSTLLRHLNGLHRADASSTSHVEVLGRTLQRGGRLARDARATRAQVAAIFQQFNLVDRLSVMKNVLAGALHRQPLWRGLFAQFPQHELQRAFDALKRVGIERCAWQRASTLSGGQQQRAAISRALVQGAQIILADEPIASLDPESSRRVMELLAEVNRELGVTVIVSLHQIDYAFAYCPRTVALRAGEVVHDGATRDLTPQRLRDLYGTQTDELMPRPHDASAPFHPVPLAA; translated from the coding sequence ATGACGAACAACGTGATCCAGGTGACGCAGCTGCGCAAGACCTTCGGTGCCCACACCGCCTTGCGCGACGTGTCGCTCAGCGTGCAACGCGGCGAGATGGTCGCGCTGCTCGGCGCTTCGGGCTCGGGCAAGTCGACGCTCTTGCGCCACCTCAACGGGCTGCACCGGGCCGACGCTAGCAGCACCTCGCACGTCGAGGTGCTGGGCCGCACGCTGCAGCGCGGCGGCAGGCTGGCCCGCGATGCACGCGCCACACGGGCGCAGGTGGCGGCGATCTTCCAGCAGTTCAACCTGGTCGACCGCCTCTCCGTGATGAAGAACGTGCTGGCCGGTGCGCTGCACCGCCAGCCGCTGTGGCGCGGGCTCTTCGCGCAGTTTCCGCAACACGAGCTGCAACGCGCGTTCGACGCGCTCAAACGTGTGGGCATCGAGCGCTGCGCCTGGCAGCGCGCCTCCACGCTGTCCGGCGGCCAGCAGCAGCGGGCCGCGATCTCGCGCGCGCTGGTCCAGGGCGCGCAGATCATCCTCGCCGACGAGCCCATCGCCTCGCTCGACCCCGAATCGAGCCGGCGTGTGATGGAGCTGCTGGCCGAAGTGAACCGCGAGCTGGGCGTGACGGTGATCGTCTCGCTGCACCAGATCGACTACGCCTTCGCCTACTGCCCGCGCACCGTGGCGCTGCGCGCCGGCGAGGTGGTGCACGACGGCGCCACGCGCGACCTGACCCCGCAACGCCTGCGTGACCTCTACGGCACGCAGACCGATGAACTCATGCCGAGGCCGCACGACGCCTCGGCGCCCTTCCACCCCGTGCCCCTGGCCGCCTGA
- a CDS encoding esterase-like activity of phytase family protein codes for MKQHTRSWAAFAAATFLLTACGGGDDDTSGPTAPAPQAYAQSNALGNVSVSVTKHELQAAASFNLPYEGRNAAIAADFASGFLPAYGSGLAFKERLADGTLEFYAITDRGPNGDGPSAPVPGGTGNGISKVFPAPSFAPSFGVIRVGANAVLQSATPLRSNATTRITGLPPQAGTGSTGETPLNDAYRFDAATANYDANGLDPESIVVDAARNVLWASDEYGPFIVRINRTTGVIERKYGPGPGAADLPAVLAKRRVNRGMEGLTLDVASGNLHGFLQSPIDPKDANGASLRARPPGGSNTDVRHIAKFVRWLEFDPTTETSKLYAYPIDGTQYDRDRTGNAKLGDVVSLGHGKFIVIEQGARKSDARVMNKLYLVEIPANATDITAQGHDLEISSITQAASNGADYSTVVTLRKTELLDLNAAGWVAEKAEGLTLVDANTLALVNDNDFGLRTILLDAAGATVAGSIEDCTVDASGAIVSGCPAGVVGARLARGADSERDTRLWLIRFGQPLASYSVP; via the coding sequence ATGAAACAACACACTCGCTCCTGGGCCGCATTTGCCGCGGCCACCTTCCTGCTCACCGCCTGCGGTGGTGGCGACGATGACACCTCCGGCCCCACCGCGCCGGCGCCGCAGGCCTATGCGCAGAGCAATGCGCTCGGCAACGTGTCGGTGAGCGTCACCAAGCACGAGCTGCAGGCGGCCGCGTCCTTCAACCTTCCCTACGAAGGCCGCAACGCCGCCATCGCGGCCGACTTCGCGAGCGGCTTCCTGCCCGCCTACGGCTCCGGCCTCGCCTTCAAGGAGCGACTCGCCGACGGCACGCTCGAGTTCTACGCCATCACCGACCGCGGCCCCAATGGCGACGGCCCCAGCGCGCCCGTGCCCGGCGGCACGGGCAACGGCATCAGCAAGGTGTTCCCAGCGCCTTCGTTCGCGCCGAGCTTCGGCGTGATCCGCGTGGGCGCCAACGCCGTGCTCCAGAGCGCCACCCCGCTCCGGTCGAACGCCACCACCCGCATCACTGGCCTGCCGCCCCAGGCCGGCACGGGCTCGACCGGCGAGACGCCGCTCAACGACGCCTACCGCTTCGATGCGGCCACCGCCAACTACGACGCCAACGGCCTCGACCCCGAATCCATCGTCGTCGACGCCGCGCGCAACGTGCTGTGGGCGAGCGACGAATACGGCCCCTTCATCGTGCGCATCAACCGCACGACCGGCGTGATCGAGCGCAAGTACGGCCCGGGGCCGGGCGCCGCCGACCTGCCGGCCGTGCTCGCCAAGCGCCGCGTCAACCGCGGCATGGAAGGTCTCACGCTCGATGTCGCGAGCGGCAATCTGCACGGCTTCCTGCAAAGCCCCATCGACCCGAAGGACGCGAACGGCGCGTCCCTCCGCGCGCGCCCGCCCGGCGGCAGCAACACCGACGTGCGCCACATCGCGAAGTTCGTGCGCTGGCTCGAGTTCGACCCGACGACCGAAACCTCGAAGCTCTACGCCTACCCGATCGACGGCACGCAGTACGACCGCGACCGCACCGGCAACGCCAAGCTCGGCGACGTGGTGAGCCTCGGCCATGGCAAGTTCATCGTCATCGAGCAGGGTGCTCGCAAGAGCGATGCGCGGGTGATGAACAAGCTGTACCTGGTGGAGATCCCGGCCAACGCCACCGACATCACCGCGCAGGGCCATGACCTCGAGATCAGCAGCATCACGCAGGCCGCCTCGAACGGCGCCGACTACTCGACCGTCGTCACCCTGCGCAAGACCGAGCTGCTCGACCTCAACGCCGCCGGCTGGGTGGCCGAGAAGGCCGAGGGCCTGACCCTCGTGGACGCCAACACGCTGGCCCTCGTCAACGACAACGACTTCGGCCTGCGCACCATCCTGCTCGACGCGGCGGGCGCCACGGTGGCCGGCAGCATCGAGGACTGCACGGTCGACGCGAGCGGTGCCATCGTCTCCGGCTGCCCGGCCGGCGTGGTGGGCGCCCGCCTCGCGCGCGGGGCCGACAGCGAGCGGGACACGCGTCTCTGGCTGATCCGTTTCGGCCAGCCGCTGGCCAGCTACAGCGTGCCGTAG
- a CDS encoding polysaccharide deacetylase family protein → MPMFTPRRSLAVSCLLMLVACQRQETPEAPATPTAAVAASPAAPASQNAPAPQLTPMADAVLASHRQMIVLMHGERSLKPAERRAVAAVGQMLFHDMQQRLDTLTTAATAQDPAVLGAVNTLLDRIEGEPSWFDADRLAFKEFLTRVAAHYSSSHSIAGLKLAKRANEDLAVLAEVEQAYDKELKEVFGRFAKRGIELKREKWSDYVAKLSTLYNREQILKDYATVVPYTAPSGKAGAEEADTREIFGMSLPPKTVVLTFDDGPHARYTDDILDILKRYDAPAIFFHLGRNLGSVDAEGKARPGAHAAVAKRVLAAGHQLANHSYSHSVMAKLTGDAVKVEAANTEALLDATGRQPSKLFRFPYGARNEVSLATVEGLKLHSMMWNIDSQDWADPVPRSIAERVLSEVDKHQRGVILFHDIQGRTVQALPAVLDALVADGYRFATWRDGKFVVGTPKKAAPDAAMAASSDTLYRDSHALVIGIDKYGKWPGLQHAVRDAKAVQEALTTRFGFKPENVTALYDGEATRANILKALNERLADGARIKRDDRVLVFFAGHGGTRKLTSGRDVGYLIPVDASLQDFASDAISMPQLQEVAEAISAKHVMFMVDACYSGLGLTRGGAGASKNFLADNARRVGRQMLTAGGADQQVADDGPGGHSVFTWTLLQALNGKADLNGDGVITGTELAAYVAPSVSAIAKQTPAFGNLPGSEGGEFVFELPIERDGLSADTRQLDAAASQLAKRLDDAAPEAAKPGAAVQVTVKNLDGADVKLITTAATAVPARVAAQRANDRGLALYRERRYDEAEAAFTEALKLQPKFALAANNLGFVYFKRGKPVEAARWFEKAIEMDGSRALAYLNLGDAQLQAGDDKKALAAYSTFVGLSPQHARAAELQAFIATPDAAHRPRLP, encoded by the coding sequence ATGCCCATGTTCACGCCGCGCCGAAGCCTCGCCGTTTCCTGCCTGTTGATGCTGGTCGCCTGCCAGCGGCAAGAGACGCCGGAAGCTCCGGCCACGCCGACCGCGGCGGTCGCCGCCAGCCCCGCCGCGCCTGCATCGCAGAACGCGCCAGCCCCACAGCTCACGCCGATGGCCGACGCAGTGCTCGCCTCGCACCGCCAGATGATCGTGCTGATGCACGGCGAGCGCAGCCTGAAGCCGGCCGAGCGGCGCGCGGTCGCGGCCGTCGGCCAGATGCTGTTCCACGACATGCAGCAGCGCCTGGACACGCTGACCACCGCCGCCACCGCGCAAGACCCGGCCGTGCTCGGCGCGGTCAACACACTGCTCGACCGCATCGAGGGCGAGCCCTCGTGGTTCGATGCCGACCGGCTCGCATTCAAGGAGTTCCTGACCCGCGTGGCCGCGCATTACAGCAGCTCGCACTCCATCGCCGGCCTCAAGCTCGCCAAGCGCGCCAACGAAGACCTGGCCGTGCTCGCCGAGGTGGAGCAGGCCTACGACAAGGAGCTGAAAGAGGTCTTCGGGCGCTTCGCGAAACGCGGCATCGAGCTCAAGCGCGAGAAGTGGAGCGACTACGTCGCCAAGCTCTCGACGCTCTACAACCGAGAGCAGATCCTGAAGGACTACGCCACCGTCGTGCCGTACACCGCACCGAGCGGCAAGGCGGGCGCCGAAGAGGCCGACACGCGCGAGATCTTCGGCATGTCGCTGCCACCCAAGACCGTGGTGCTGACCTTCGACGACGGCCCGCACGCACGCTACACCGACGACATCCTCGACATCCTCAAGCGCTACGACGCACCCGCGATCTTCTTCCACCTCGGGCGCAACCTCGGCAGCGTCGACGCCGAGGGCAAAGCCAGGCCCGGCGCCCATGCGGCGGTGGCCAAGCGCGTGCTCGCCGCCGGGCACCAGCTCGCCAACCACAGCTACAGCCACAGCGTGATGGCCAAGCTGACGGGTGATGCGGTGAAGGTCGAGGCGGCCAACACCGAGGCGCTGCTCGACGCCACCGGCCGCCAGCCCTCGAAGCTCTTTCGCTTCCCCTACGGTGCGCGCAACGAAGTCTCGCTGGCCACCGTCGAAGGCCTGAAGCTGCACTCGATGATGTGGAACATCGACTCGCAGGACTGGGCCGACCCGGTGCCGCGCTCCATCGCCGAGCGCGTGCTGAGCGAAGTCGACAAGCACCAGCGCGGCGTGATCCTCTTCCACGACATCCAGGGTCGCACGGTGCAGGCGCTGCCGGCGGTGCTCGATGCGCTGGTGGCCGACGGCTACCGCTTCGCCACCTGGCGCGACGGCAAGTTCGTCGTCGGCACGCCGAAGAAGGCCGCGCCCGATGCGGCGATGGCCGCGTCGAGCGACACACTCTACCGCGACAGCCACGCCCTCGTGATCGGCATCGACAAGTACGGCAAGTGGCCCGGCCTGCAGCACGCGGTGCGCGACGCGAAGGCGGTGCAAGAAGCCCTCACCACCCGTTTCGGCTTCAAGCCCGAGAACGTGACCGCGCTCTACGACGGCGAGGCCACGCGCGCCAACATCCTGAAGGCCCTCAACGAACGCCTCGCCGATGGCGCCCGCATCAAGCGAGACGACCGGGTGCTCGTCTTCTTCGCCGGCCACGGCGGCACGCGCAAGCTGACGAGCGGGCGCGACGTGGGTTACCTGATCCCGGTCGATGCCTCACTGCAAGACTTCGCGAGCGATGCGATCTCGATGCCGCAGCTGCAGGAGGTGGCCGAAGCCATCAGCGCCAAGCACGTGATGTTCATGGTCGACGCGTGTTACTCCGGCCTCGGCCTCACCCGTGGCGGCGCCGGTGCCAGCAAGAACTTCCTCGCCGACAACGCACGTCGCGTGGGCCGCCAGATGCTCACGGCCGGCGGTGCCGACCAGCAGGTGGCCGACGACGGCCCCGGCGGCCACTCGGTCTTCACCTGGACGCTCTTGCAGGCCCTTAACGGCAAGGCCGACCTGAACGGCGACGGTGTTATCACCGGCACCGAGCTCGCGGCCTACGTGGCGCCTTCGGTCAGCGCGATCGCCAAGCAGACGCCGGCCTTCGGCAACCTGCCCGGCTCGGAAGGTGGCGAGTTCGTGTTCGAGCTGCCCATCGAGCGCGACGGCCTGAGCGCCGACACCCGCCAGCTCGACGCCGCCGCGAGCCAGCTCGCCAAGCGCCTCGACGACGCCGCCCCCGAAGCCGCCAAACCCGGTGCGGCGGTGCAGGTGACGGTGAAGAACCTCGATGGCGCCGACGTGAAGCTCATCACCACCGCCGCCACCGCCGTGCCAGCCCGCGTGGCCGCGCAGCGCGCCAACGACCGCGGCCTCGCGCTCTACCGCGAGCGCCGCTACGACGAAGCCGAAGCCGCGTTCACCGAGGCGCTGAAGCTGCAACCGAAATTCGCGCTCGCCGCGAACAACCTCGGCTTCGTCTACTTCAAGCGCGGCAAGCCGGTCGAAGCGGCGCGCTGGTTCGAAAAGGCCATCGAGATGGACGGCAGCCGCGCGCTCGCCTACCTCAACCTCGGCGATGCGCAGCTGCAGGCTGGCGACGACAAGAAGGCGCTGGCGGCCTACAGCACCTTCGTGGGCCTGTCGCCCCAGCACGCACGGGCGGCGGAGTTGCAGGCCTTCATCGCCACCCCCGACGCGGCGCACCGGCCACGCCTGCCCTGA
- the purB gene encoding adenylosuccinate lyase, whose protein sequence is MNLSSLTALSPLDGRYASRMGPLRGLLSEFGLMHRRVQVEVEWFIALSDAGFAEFKPLTGAGRGLLRGLVTRFSEADAQAIKEIEKTTNHDVKAVEYWLKSRFENSAELKAASEFVHFACTSEDINNTSHGLMLKAARQDVLLPTLDKIIGALTTLAKDLADVPMLARTHGQTASPTTVGKEVANVVARLQHARERIASVKLLAKMNGAVGNYNAHLSAYPDFDWESFSRKVIEKQLGLEFNPYTIQIEPHDYMAELFDAVTRTNTILIDWSRDVWGYISLGYFKQRTKAGEIGSSTMPHKVNPIDFENAEGNFGLANALLSHLSQKLPISRWQRDLTDSTVLRNMGVAIGYAVLGYDSLLKGLGKLEVNREALAADLDSAWEVLAEPIQTVMRRYKLPNPYERLKELTRGKAITREDIQAFIGTLEIPESEKTRLMAMTPGSYTGQAAALAGRIDAGKPASN, encoded by the coding sequence ATGAACCTCAGCTCCCTCACCGCCCTCTCGCCGCTCGACGGCCGCTACGCCTCTCGCATGGGGCCGCTGCGGGGCCTCCTGTCCGAGTTCGGCCTGATGCACCGGCGGGTGCAGGTGGAAGTGGAGTGGTTCATCGCGCTGTCGGACGCCGGCTTCGCCGAGTTCAAGCCACTCACCGGCGCCGGGCGCGGCCTGCTGCGCGGGCTCGTCACCCGCTTCTCCGAGGCCGACGCGCAGGCCATCAAGGAGATCGAGAAGACCACCAACCACGACGTGAAGGCCGTGGAGTACTGGCTCAAGAGCCGCTTCGAAAACAGCGCCGAACTGAAGGCCGCGTCGGAGTTCGTGCACTTCGCCTGCACCAGCGAAGACATCAACAACACCAGCCACGGCCTGATGCTCAAGGCCGCACGGCAGGACGTGCTCTTGCCCACGCTCGACAAGATCATCGGCGCGCTCACCACGCTCGCGAAAGACCTGGCCGATGTGCCCATGCTGGCGCGCACCCACGGCCAGACCGCCAGCCCCACGACGGTGGGCAAGGAAGTCGCCAACGTGGTGGCCCGCCTGCAGCATGCGCGCGAGCGCATCGCCTCGGTCAAGCTGCTCGCCAAGATGAACGGTGCGGTGGGCAACTACAACGCCCACCTCTCGGCCTACCCCGATTTCGACTGGGAGTCATTTAGCCGCAAGGTCATCGAGAAGCAGCTGGGCCTGGAGTTCAACCCGTACACCATCCAGATCGAGCCGCACGACTACATGGCCGAACTGTTCGATGCGGTCACGCGCACCAACACCATCCTCATCGACTGGTCGCGCGACGTCTGGGGCTACATCAGCCTCGGCTACTTCAAGCAGCGCACCAAGGCGGGCGAGATCGGCTCATCGACGATGCCGCACAAGGTCAACCCGATCGACTTCGAGAACGCCGAAGGCAACTTCGGCCTCGCCAACGCCCTGCTCAGCCACCTGAGCCAGAAGCTGCCCATCAGCCGCTGGCAGCGCGACCTGACCGACAGCACGGTGCTGCGCAACATGGGCGTGGCCATCGGCTATGCGGTGCTGGGCTACGACAGCCTGTTGAAGGGCCTCGGCAAGCTCGAAGTCAACCGCGAAGCGCTCGCCGCCGACCTCGACTCGGCCTGGGAGGTGCTCGCCGAGCCCATCCAGACCGTGATGCGCCGCTACAAGCTGCCCAACCCGTACGAGCGCCTGAAGGAACTCACGCGCGGCAAGGCCATCACGCGCGAGGACATCCAGGCCTTCATCGGCACGCTCGAGATCCCCGAGAGCGAGAAGACCCGCCTAATGGCGATGACGCCCGGCAGCTACACCGGCCAGGCGGCGGCGCTCGCCGGGCGCATCGACGCCGGCAAGCCGGCGTCGAACTGA
- the gstA gene encoding glutathione transferase GstA yields the protein MKLYHAPGACSLAVHIALREAGQPFELVKVDLARHTLEDGRNYFDISPRGYVPMLEFDDGSRHTEAAALLAHIADQDAAFALIGAPRTERRLQVTQWLAFVASELHKAFSPWLWHKETADSTKQAVREKLAARFAELDRHLASREYLAGEFSVADAYAFTIVNWSNFLGLPLSDVPHLKAYLARVSARPQVQAALKAEGLLK from the coding sequence ATGAAGCTCTACCACGCCCCCGGTGCCTGCTCGCTTGCCGTCCACATCGCCCTGCGCGAAGCCGGCCAGCCTTTCGAGCTCGTGAAGGTCGACCTCGCCCGGCACACGCTCGAAGACGGCCGCAACTACTTCGACATCTCGCCGCGCGGCTACGTGCCAATGCTGGAGTTCGACGACGGCAGCCGCCACACCGAAGCGGCCGCGCTGCTCGCGCACATCGCCGACCAGGACGCCGCCTTCGCACTGATCGGCGCACCCCGCACCGAGCGCCGCCTGCAGGTCACGCAGTGGCTCGCGTTCGTGGCGAGCGAGCTGCACAAGGCCTTCAGCCCCTGGCTGTGGCACAAGGAGACGGCCGACTCCACCAAGCAGGCCGTGCGCGAGAAGCTCGCCGCACGTTTCGCCGAACTCGACCGCCACCTCGCCTCGCGCGAGTACCTGGCGGGTGAATTCAGCGTGGCCGACGCCTATGCGTTCACGATCGTGAACTGGTCCAACTTCCTCGGGCTGCCGCTGTCGGACGTGCCGCACCTCAAGGCCTATCTCGCGCGCGTGAGCGCACGCCCGCAGGTGCAGGCGGCGTTGAAGGCAGAAGGCCTGCTGAAGTAG
- a CDS encoding DoxX family protein — translation MTPTSLGLLLLRVALSTMWIAHALLKLFVFTLPGTAQFFDSIGLPGALAYPVFAAELLGGVALLAGVYARQVSLLLVPVLLAAAWVHLPNGWVHTSTGGGWEYPVFLAVASLVHWLLGDGDYSLKRSPFLTPGASRA, via the coding sequence ATGACCCCCACCTCCCTCGGCCTGCTCTTGCTGCGCGTCGCCCTCAGCACGATGTGGATCGCGCACGCATTGCTCAAGCTCTTCGTCTTCACGCTGCCCGGCACGGCGCAGTTCTTCGACTCCATCGGCCTGCCCGGCGCGCTCGCCTACCCGGTGTTTGCCGCCGAGCTGCTGGGCGGCGTCGCACTGCTGGCGGGGGTGTACGCCCGCCAGGTCTCGCTGCTGCTGGTGCCGGTGCTGCTGGCCGCGGCCTGGGTGCACCTGCCCAACGGCTGGGTGCACACCAGCACCGGCGGCGGCTGGGAGTACCCGGTGTTCCTCGCCGTCGCCTCGCTCGTGCACTGGCTGCTCGGCGACGGCGACTACAGCCTGAAGCGCAGCCCCTTCCTCACCCCCGGCGCCTCGCGCGCCTGA
- a CDS encoding LysR family transcriptional regulator: protein MNASMQSTLGAAELALLLALVRGGNLAAAAQLAGVDGSTVFRTVQRAEKALGQRLFERSRSGYQPTELGQRLAHHAERIEAELEAARAEARLDAGAVSGVVRIATADTLLKGLLMPVLKPLHAAHPGLRLDITARNELANLTQREADIALRATAKPPPHVVGRELGTVRNAVFAPRPAGRRARVLDLSTAPWISVDDAMPDHPSVRWRRKHFPRAEPVLCVNSVQAVFDAIVAGLGVGLVPVFLARERHDVVQASEPVPECDVQLWLLTHPESRHLRRIATVASHLAEHIAL, encoded by the coding sequence ATGAATGCATCCATGCAATCGACCCTCGGCGCCGCCGAGCTGGCCCTGCTGCTCGCGCTGGTGCGCGGCGGCAACCTCGCCGCAGCCGCGCAGCTGGCGGGGGTCGACGGGTCCACCGTCTTTCGCACCGTGCAGCGCGCCGAGAAGGCGCTGGGCCAGCGGCTCTTCGAGCGCTCGCGCAGCGGCTACCAGCCCACCGAGCTCGGCCAGCGCCTCGCCCACCACGCCGAGCGCATCGAGGCCGAGCTGGAAGCGGCGCGCGCCGAGGCTCGGCTCGATGCCGGCGCGGTGAGTGGCGTCGTGCGCATCGCCACCGCCGACACGCTGCTCAAGGGCCTGCTGATGCCGGTGCTCAAGCCGCTGCATGCGGCGCACCCGGGGCTGCGGCTCGACATCACCGCGCGCAACGAACTGGCCAACCTCACCCAGCGCGAGGCCGACATCGCCCTGCGCGCCACCGCCAAGCCGCCGCCGCATGTGGTGGGCCGTGAGCTGGGCACGGTGCGCAACGCGGTGTTTGCGCCCAGGCCTGCGGGCCGGCGCGCGCGGGTGCTCGACCTGAGCACCGCGCCGTGGATCAGCGTCGACGACGCGATGCCCGACCACCCCTCGGTGCGCTGGCGCCGCAAGCACTTCCCGCGGGCGGAGCCGGTGCTCTGCGTCAACAGCGTGCAGGCGGTGTTCGACGCCATCGTGGCCGGCCTCGGCGTGGGCCTGGTGCCGGTCTTCCTGGCCCGCGAGCGCCACGATGTCGTGCAGGCGAGCGAGCCCGTGCCCGAGTGCGACGTGCAGCTCTGGCTGCTCACGCACCCCGAGTCGCGCCATCTGCGGCGCATCGCCACCGTGGCTTCACACCTCGCAGAGCACATCGCTCTCTAA